GGTGTACGGGCCTCCGGGAGCGGCCAGGGGCACCTCTTGGTGGCACACCGCGAGGTCCGCGGCCGCCACGAACGGGCGGACCGAAGCGAGCATCGGCCGGAAGTCGAATCCGCCGCCCGTCCTCGCCGCGTCGAACAGCGGCTCGTTCCAGAGGAGGTCGCCGGAGGTGTTGATCGTGACCGTCCGCGGCTCCCCGGACGCCGTCGCAGGGCTCGCGGGGGGCATGGTGGACGAGGTCCCGGGCGTGTCCGCGCGGAGGTCGGACGCCGAGTCCGAGGAGGAGGCGTCCTGCGAGGTCCCGGAAGCGGCGCCGTCCGGGGCGTTCGCGGTGGGAGCGCAACCAGTGAGGAGGGCCATCGCGAGCAGGGTGGCGGCGGCGGTGCGGCGGTGCGGGGTCATGGGATCACGGGTGGCGCGCTCAGCCGTCGAAGCCCAGCGCCCACCCCTCCTCGAGGTCTTCCGTGGAATAGGTGCGGAACGCCAGCATGGTCTCGGTGTCCTCGATCCCGTCCACCTTGGACAGCTGGTCCGCGATGACGTCCGCCAGGTCCTCGTAGCGCTTCAGCTTGACCATGGCCACCAGGTCCCACGCGCCCGTCACCGAGTACACGGAGCTCACGCCCTCCAGGGACGCGATGGCCTGGGCCGTCTCCGGGATGGTGGACTTGTCGGTCGTGATCATGACGATGGCGGTCACCATGGCGAATGCTCTCCTTCGGCGGGACGGGGCTTCGCCCTCGATGGTACGCTCCGACGCGCTGGAGGGGAGGAGGCGGACTCGCCGCCCCATGACCGGTTCGACGACGTGTCATGAGGCCCGGCTCGCGCGATCCGTCGCCCGGTGGGCGAGAAGCGTCGAGGCCCACCGGCGGCCCAACAGGAAGACGGCGAGGACGGCGGAGGCCACGAGCACGAACGGGACCGGGGCCCCTCCGAGGCCCCACAGCACGCGCAGCCCCATCCCCGCCGCGACGGTCACCGCCCAGACGACGACGCCCTGCGGCCAGACGCGGGCCCAGGTCCGGGGGCCGCCGGCGAGGGCCGTTCCCGCGACCCAGGCCAGGAGGAAGGGGGCGGCGGCCGTCACCAGGGCGAGGCCGCCGCGATCGGTCGCGTGCTCGCGCTGCCCGAGCGCGACGAAGAGGACGACCAGGGCGGCGTCGAGCGCGAAGGCGACCCATGGTGCGGAACCCCGCCGTCGGTCGGACGGGTGGGCGGCGGGGGAGGAGTCCTGCGGAAGAGGAGTGGTGCTCATGGCCCCCATTGTCCCGCGGGCGAGGCAGCCGGGCCGGTGCCCCTCCCTCTTCCTCTACCGAGACAAGGTATCGTGCTTGTCATGGACTTCCATTCCCGACCCGGACCCGAGGCCGGGTCAGCAATGGTGCCCGTCGCCGTGCGATGCGGATCCGCGGGTGCGGCGGGGCGGTGGGCCGCGTCCATCCCCGGCGCGCGGCGCCTGGGCCGGGAGGGCGGTCGTGATCTGATCGTCCACGCCGACGACGCGGCCGCGGCCGTGGCCCTCATGCTCGCCGTGCGACGAGCCGGGGCCGGGGCGGTGGGCGCCGGAGTCGCCATCGAGCAGGTCGAGGGGGCGTTGCGGCGCGCCCGGCGCAGGCCTGGAGGGATCGCCGTGTCACGGGTTCCTGGATCGACGGGAACGGAGGAGGAGCGGGGTCTCCTCGAGGCCGGCCTCGGCGTCCTCCTGACCCTGGAGTCGCGGCGCAGTGCCCCCCAGCAGGCGGCGGGGGTCCTCATCGAGGCCGGGCGCAGCCAACGGGAGGCGGCCGCCGACCTCGGAGTCAGCCAGCAGGCCGTCCAGCAGCGGCTGCGAGCCGGGCTGTGGGAGGAGACGCGGACGCTCCTCGACGCGCTCCTTCCCATGGCGCGGCGCGTGCTCGAGGCCTGAGACCCGCAGGCCCCGGCCCCGAGCACATCGCGTCAGTGCGTCGTGTCGACGTCGTCCTGGGGGAGCGGCTCGTGCTGCACGAGATGGTCCTCGTCCGCCCGGGACGAGTCCTCGTCGACCATGATCCGGGTGATCTCCGCCCGGATCTCCTCTCCGGGCACGCCCCAGCCGCGCTCGTAGCCGTAGATCTCGCGCAGCGGGGTCTGGGACCGGGTCTGCTCCACGAGGGCCACGTCGTCGGGGGAGAGGAGGGCGGGATGGGGCACCCCGGCCGCCTCGGAGACCTTGATCAGGTCGCGGCGCAGCGTCTGGACGTAGCCGACCAGGCGCTGGGACTTCTCCTGCGGATCCAGCCCGGCGGCGAGCCAGGGGTTCTGGGTGGCGACACCCGCCGGGCAGGTGTCCAGGTGGCACTTCTGAGCCTGGATGCAGCCGATCGCGAGCATCGCCTCGCGGGCCACGTTGACCATGTCCACACCGAGGGCGAACGCGACCAGGGCGTTGTCCGGCAGTCCGAGCTTGCCGGAGCCGATCCAGGTCACGCGGTCGGTGAGGCCGCGGGCGGCGAAGATCCTGTAGACCTCGGTGAAGGCCACGCGGAACGGGAACGCCACCGAGTCGGAGAAGATCAGCGGGGCGGCGCCGGTGCCGCCCTCGCCGCCGTCGATGGTGATGAAGTCGACGCCGCGGGTGCCGTCGGCCATCGCGTCGGCGAGCTCGTGCCAGAAGCCGAGGTCGCCCACGGCGGACTTGATTCCGACGGGCAGGCCGGTGCGCTCGGCGACGCGCTCGACGAAGTCGAGCATCTCGTCCACCGTGCTGAACTCCGAGTGGCGCGACGGGCTGGCGACGTCCTTGCCCTCCTCGACGCCGCGGATCCGGGCGATCTCCGCGTTCACCTTCGCGCCGGGCAGGTGCCCGCCGAGACCCGGCTTGGCGCCCTGGCTGAGCTTGATCTCGAGCGCGCGCACGGGGGCGGACTCGACGACGGCCGCCAGCTTCTCCATGTCGAAGTTGCCGTGGGCGTCGCGGCAGCCGAAGTACCCGGTGCCGATCTGCAGCATGAGGTCGCCGCCCTGTCGGTGGTGGTCGGACAGGCCGCCCTCGCCGGTGTTGTGCATGAACCCGCCCAGGGCCGCACCCTTGTTGAGCGCGGTGATCGCCTGCGGGCTGAGGGAGCCGAAGGACATGGCCGACACGTTCACGACCGAGTTCGGGCGGAACGCATGGCGCCGGCCGCGCGGGCCGCCGAGCACCTTCGCGCTGGGCAGGGCCTTGCCCGGGTCCAGCGCGAGGGCGGACATGGGGGCGACGTCGGAGAACGTGCGGTGCTTGACCACGGCATAGGACGTGTGCTCGACGTCGTTGTCCGTGCCGAAGCCGTAGTAGTTGTTCTTGCCCTTCGAGGAGGTGTACACCCATCGGCGCTGGTCGCGGCTGAAGGGGCGCTCCTCGTTGTTCGCCGCCACGATGTACTGGCGCAGCTCGGGGCCGATGGTCTCGAGCGCCCAGCGGGCGCGGGCGAGGACCGGGAAGTTGTGGCGGAGGGCGTGCTGCTTCTGGGTGAGGTCGCGGACGGCGACGCCGGCCACGCCCAGGGCGGCCGCCGCGGCGGCGAGGGTCTTCGAATTCATGCCACCCACTGTGGGGGAGCGGATGCCCGGGAGCCAGCCGCGACGCGCCGGGAGCGGGCGATTCGCGACGGAGGTCGTCCGGAGGCCCGACGCGACGACAACCACCGACCGAGTTCATGGAACCGACGCCTCCTGTTCACTGACGGTGCGGGCTGGACGCCGATCGCGGTCACTGACGTCGGAGACCGAGGCCAAGGCCGGCTCCTGCACCACCAAGGACGGCAAGTCCTACAAGGCGTTCGGCCGCTTCGCCGACGAGGGCGCCTGGTGGGACGCCGAGCGCGGCGGCTTCGTGTTCGACGCGTCCTTCGACAAGGCGTTCCACGACGGTCAGATCTGGTTCTTCGACGTGAAGGCCGGGACCATCACGATCGACGCGTACTACCCGCTGACCGCCCCGAACTTCTCGGAGGAAAGGCGCAGCGCGCCCGCGGCTGACCGCGCCGCACCCGGGGGACCGCAGCTGACCAACAAGTTGACATAATGTACATTATCGGTTCACGAGCCAGGGGCGGAACGACGCCGGAATCCGCCCGGCGCCGCCCCCGCGCTGACCGTGTGTGCGGGCGGACGGATCAGACCAGGCGTGCCACCACAAGGCCGGAGAACCCGTCGCCCTCGGCGACGAGCGCCCGCCCGCCGTCGGCGGTGTCCGCGGGGTCCAGCTCGTAGGGCATGTCGAGCTCGCCCGCGGCCGGGCCGGTGCCCACGGCCGTCACCGTCATGTCCGGCTGACGCGTTCCGGTGCGGACGCCGTGCTCGTCGTGGACCTCCAGGACCTCCTGGGCGAGCTCTCCGGCGACGCCGCGGCGGAGCACCTCTCGCGCCTCGGGGTCCGTGAGCGCGTCGTGGATCCACCGGGTGCCCAGCACCGAGTGCTCGGCGGTCAGCAGCACGGTCGCGCCGTCGCGGGCCGCAGAGCGGTACGACAGCGGGGTCTGCACCAGACGCCCGTCGTCGGCACCGCCGACGCGGACGAGCATGACCTCGAGGCCGAGCTCCCCGGCCGGGTCGTCGAACCGGTACGAGCCGGCCCTGGTGAACGGCACGTCCGGATCCTCGCCGTGGGCCACGAGGGCGCGACGGATCCACTCGTTCTTGTCGGGGTCGAGCTGGGCGCTGTAGATGAAGGACATGTCCTGGACGCTACCCGCCGATGCGCCCGCCCGACAGCCCGTCGACGACGCTCAGTCCTGCACGGCCAGCACGGCGTCGTCCATGGCCCGGTAGGCGTCCACCTCCGCGGCCACCCGTGCGCCGCCGATCACCGTCACCGCCTCCGGATCCCAGCCGGCGGCCAGGAGATCTCCGGCGAGGCCGTCCTCGGACTCCTGGCCGGCGCACACGACCACGTCGGTGACCGGCAGCACGAGCCGTCGGCGCCCCGGGTCCCCGTCACCGCCCACGGCGGGTGCCGTCACGTGCAGCCCGTCCCGGTCCACGCGCTCGTAGGAGACGCCGGAGAGCATCTCGACGCCGAGGGCCCGCAGCTCGAGCCGATGCACCCATCCGGTGGTCGGTCGCAGACGGGAGCCCACGGGCTCGGGTGAACGCTGCAGCAGGAAGACCCGGCGGGCGCGCTCAGCCGGCTCGGGACGGGT
This sequence is a window from Micrococcus porci. Protein-coding genes within it:
- a CDS encoding maltokinase N-terminal cap-like domain-containing protein translates to MSFIYSAQLDPDKNEWIRRALVAHGEDPDVPFTRAGSYRFDDPAGELGLEVMLVRVGGADDGRLVQTPLSYRSAARDGATVLLTAEHSVLGTRWIHDALTDPEAREVLRRGVAGELAQEVLEVHDEHGVRTGTRQPDMTVTAVGTGPAAGELDMPYELDPADTADGGRALVAEGDGFSGLVVARLV
- a CDS encoding DUF3054 domain-containing protein, which codes for MSTTPLPQDSSPAAHPSDRRRGSAPWVAFALDAALVVLFVALGQREHATDRGGLALVTAAAPFLLAWVAGTALAGGPRTWARVWPQGVVVWAVTVAAGMGLRVLWGLGGAPVPFVLVASAVLAVFLLGRRWASTLLAHRATDRASRAS
- a CDS encoding Lrp/AsnC family transcriptional regulator, with the protein product MVTAIVMITTDKSTIPETAQAIASLEGVSSVYSVTGAWDLVAMVKLKRYEDLADVIADQLSKVDGIEDTETMLAFRTYSTEDLEEGWALGFDG
- a CDS encoding FMN-binding glutamate synthase family protein, whose product is MNSKTLAAAAAALGVAGVAVRDLTQKQHALRHNFPVLARARWALETIGPELRQYIVAANNEERPFSRDQRRWVYTSSKGKNNYYGFGTDNDVEHTSYAVVKHRTFSDVAPMSALALDPGKALPSAKVLGGPRGRRHAFRPNSVVNVSAMSFGSLSPQAITALNKGAALGGFMHNTGEGGLSDHHRQGGDLMLQIGTGYFGCRDAHGNFDMEKLAAVVESAPVRALEIKLSQGAKPGLGGHLPGAKVNAEIARIRGVEEGKDVASPSRHSEFSTVDEMLDFVERVAERTGLPVGIKSAVGDLGFWHELADAMADGTRGVDFITIDGGEGGTGAAPLIFSDSVAFPFRVAFTEVYRIFAARGLTDRVTWIGSGKLGLPDNALVAFALGVDMVNVAREAMLAIGCIQAQKCHLDTCPAGVATQNPWLAAGLDPQEKSQRLVGYVQTLRRDLIKVSEAAGVPHPALLSPDDVALVEQTRSQTPLREIYGYERGWGVPGEEIRAEITRIMVDEDSSRADEDHLVQHEPLPQDDVDTTH